A section of the Cryobacterium soli genome encodes:
- a CDS encoding M18 family aminopeptidase has translation MTSLSAYIDDLAGFITASPSSYHAAAEAARRLDAAGFVRRDEADDWSEVDPGRGPGRAGRYYVVRDGAIVAWVQPTGAQPTTPFRILGAHTDSPGFKLKPKPTTGSYGWLQAGVEVYGGPLANSWLDRELELAGRLVTTDGVQHLVRTGPFLRIPQLAVHLDRAANEALSLDRQRHLNPVFGVGDLRQADLIGHLAALAGVDGADVAGYDILTADTNPPARFGLDDELFAAGRMDNLTSVHAGLTALLEVSENDEAISVLAAFDHEELGSQSRSGASGPMLEDILSRIGDDLGATVSERLRAFAESWCVSADAGHSVHPNYPERHDPANLPLAGRGPLLKINGNQRYATDAAGASLWARCSAAAGVPYQEFVSNNTVPCGSTIGPLTATRLGIRTVDVGVPLLSMHSARELAHVNDPFSLSAAITAFFAGA, from the coding sequence ATGACTTCGCTCTCGGCATACATCGACGACCTCGCGGGCTTCATCACGGCGTCGCCCTCGTCCTACCATGCGGCCGCCGAGGCGGCCCGCCGGCTCGACGCCGCCGGATTCGTGCGGCGCGACGAGGCCGACGACTGGTCTGAGGTGGACCCGGGCCGTGGCCCCGGCCGTGCCGGCCGGTACTACGTGGTGCGGGACGGCGCCATCGTCGCCTGGGTACAGCCCACCGGCGCGCAGCCCACCACGCCGTTCCGCATTCTCGGCGCGCACACCGACTCGCCCGGGTTCAAGCTCAAGCCCAAGCCCACCACCGGCTCCTACGGCTGGCTGCAGGCCGGCGTGGAGGTCTACGGGGGACCACTGGCCAACTCCTGGCTGGACCGGGAACTCGAACTCGCCGGCCGCCTGGTCACCACCGACGGGGTACAGCACCTGGTCCGCACCGGCCCGTTCCTGCGCATCCCGCAGCTGGCCGTGCACCTGGACCGCGCCGCCAACGAGGCGCTCAGCCTCGACCGGCAGCGGCACCTCAACCCGGTCTTCGGCGTGGGCGACCTGCGCCAGGCCGACCTGATCGGGCACCTCGCCGCGCTCGCCGGGGTGGACGGCGCGGACGTCGCCGGCTACGACATCCTCACCGCCGACACCAACCCGCCGGCCCGGTTCGGGCTTGACGACGAGCTGTTCGCCGCCGGCCGGATGGACAACCTCACCTCGGTGCACGCCGGACTCACCGCCCTGCTCGAGGTCTCAGAGAACGACGAGGCCATCAGCGTGCTCGCGGCCTTCGACCACGAGGAGCTCGGGTCGCAGTCCCGCTCCGGCGCGAGCGGACCGATGCTCGAGGACATCCTCAGCCGCATCGGCGACGACCTCGGCGCGACGGTGTCCGAGCGGCTGCGCGCCTTCGCGGAGTCCTGGTGCGTCTCTGCCGACGCCGGCCACTCTGTGCATCCCAACTACCCGGAGCGGCACGACCCGGCGAACCTGCCCCTGGCCGGGCGCGGCCCGTTGCTGAAGATCAACGGCAATCAGCGTTACGCCACGGATGCGGCGGGCGCGTCCCTCTGGGCCCGCTGCAGCGCCGCCGCCGGCGTGCCGTACCAGGAGTTCGTCTCGAACAACACGGTGCCCTGCGGCTCCACCATCGGGCCGCTCACCGCCACCCGGTTGGGCATCCGCACCGTGGACGTGGGTGTGCCGCTGCTGTCGATGCACTCGGCCAGGGAGCTGGCGCACGTGAACGACCCGTTCTCGCTCTCCGCGGCGATCACGGCCTTCTTCGCCGGGGCGTAG
- a CDS encoding SulP family inorganic anion transporter: MPTPPTVRATLRSPKALSVEVLAGVVTTLALIPEVISFSIIAGVDPKVSLIASVVLAVSMSFLGGRSAMITAAAGAVALVVAPLVKDHGVEYLLPAVLLAGLVQILFGVTGLARLMRFIPRSVMIGFVNALGILIFVAQVPHLVDVPWLVYPLFALTVLIVLGLPRFTKVVPAPLVAIVVVTAIAMLAHLAVPTVGDQGDVSGGLPGITPLLVPLNLETLQIIWPTALSVAFVGLVETLLTAKLVDDITDTRSAKGREAWALGIANMLAGLYGGIAGCAMIGQTVVNVKLGRARTRISTFVAGVFLLLLVTALSGLMEQIPMVALAAVMMIVAITTVNWHSVRPATLGRMPVPETVVMLTTVAVVVATHNLAIGIVAGVVLAMVLFARRVAHVVKVERVLAGDGLSVRYAVSGPLFFGSSNDLVEQFSYGVDPTVVDVDLAQAQIWDASTVAVLDSVETKYRQHGATVTFHGLDERSRAMHCRLTGQL; the protein is encoded by the coding sequence ATCCCCACCCCGCCCACCGTGCGTGCCACGCTGCGCAGCCCGAAGGCACTCAGCGTCGAAGTGCTCGCCGGCGTCGTGACCACCCTGGCGCTCATCCCCGAGGTGATCTCGTTCTCGATCATCGCCGGAGTCGACCCCAAGGTCAGCCTCATCGCCTCCGTCGTGCTGGCGGTGTCGATGTCGTTCCTCGGTGGCCGCTCGGCCATGATCACGGCCGCTGCCGGCGCCGTCGCCCTCGTGGTCGCACCGCTCGTCAAGGACCACGGCGTGGAGTACCTGCTGCCCGCGGTGCTGCTGGCCGGACTCGTGCAGATCCTCTTCGGCGTCACGGGCCTGGCCCGGCTGATGCGCTTCATCCCCCGGTCGGTGATGATCGGCTTCGTCAACGCGCTGGGCATCCTGATCTTCGTCGCCCAGGTGCCGCACCTCGTGGACGTGCCCTGGCTGGTCTACCCGCTGTTCGCCCTCACGGTGCTGATCGTGCTCGGCCTCCCCCGGTTCACCAAGGTCGTGCCCGCGCCCCTCGTGGCCATCGTGGTCGTCACCGCGATCGCCATGCTCGCCCACCTCGCCGTGCCCACCGTGGGCGACCAGGGCGACGTCTCCGGCGGCCTGCCCGGCATCACGCCGCTCCTCGTGCCGCTGAACCTGGAGACCCTGCAGATCATCTGGCCCACCGCCCTGAGCGTGGCGTTCGTGGGCCTGGTGGAGACCCTGCTCACCGCCAAACTCGTCGACGATATCACCGACACCCGCTCCGCCAAGGGCCGGGAGGCCTGGGCCCTCGGCATCGCGAACATGCTCGCGGGCCTCTACGGCGGGATCGCCGGTTGCGCCATGATCGGCCAGACCGTCGTGAACGTGAAGCTCGGCCGGGCCCGCACCCGCATCTCCACCTTCGTCGCCGGGGTCTTCCTGCTGCTGCTGGTCACCGCGCTCAGCGGCCTCATGGAGCAGATCCCCATGGTGGCCCTTGCGGCCGTGATGATGATCGTGGCCATCACCACCGTCAACTGGCACAGCGTGCGCCCGGCGACGCTGGGGCGGATGCCCGTGCCCGAGACCGTCGTCATGCTCACCACTGTCGCCGTCGTCGTGGCCACCCACAACCTGGCCATCGGCATCGTGGCGGGCGTGGTGCTGGCCATGGTGCTCTTCGCCCGGCGGGTGGCGCACGTGGTGAAGGTGGAGCGGGTTCTGGCCGGCGACGGCCTGTCGGTGCGCTACGCGGTGAGCGGCCCGCTGTTCTTCGGCAGCAGCAACGACCTCGTCGAGCAGTTCTCCTACGGTGTCGATCCCACGGTGGTCGACGTCGACCTCGCTCAGGCGCAGATCTGGGACGCGTCGACCGTGGCTGTGCTCGACTCGGTGGAGACCAAGTACCGCCAACACGGCGCCACCGTCACCTTCCACGGCCTCGACGAGCGCAGCCGGGCCATGCACTGCCGGCTCACCGGGCAGCTCTAG
- a CDS encoding MerR family transcriptional regulator encodes MRMAELSATSGIPVATIKYYLREGLLPAGERSGPNQSLYGPEHLRRLRVIRGLLEVGGLSVAAAHQVIDAIDSDLGLAHTFDIAQRTVSPLIDPATLSADAVAQVDEVLSGWHVSPENPGRLAAARVLQTFAELGQPDLSGWVPGYAAAALAVAEADLDEIDVRDDRESKTEMVVIGTVLGDALFAGLRRAAQEHVTSTRYAPGPR; translated from the coding sequence ATGAGAATGGCTGAGCTGAGCGCCACGAGCGGGATTCCCGTGGCGACCATCAAGTACTACCTCCGCGAGGGGCTGCTGCCGGCGGGGGAGAGAAGCGGTCCGAACCAGTCGCTGTACGGGCCCGAGCACCTGCGCCGCCTGCGCGTGATCCGGGGGCTGCTGGAGGTGGGCGGCCTCAGTGTCGCCGCCGCCCACCAGGTGATCGATGCCATCGACTCCGACCTGGGCCTCGCGCACACCTTCGACATCGCCCAGCGCACGGTGTCGCCGCTGATCGACCCGGCCACCCTCTCGGCCGACGCCGTGGCCCAGGTCGACGAGGTGCTGAGCGGATGGCACGTGTCACCGGAGAACCCCGGCCGTCTGGCCGCGGCCCGGGTGCTGCAGACCTTCGCCGAGCTCGGCCAGCCCGACCTCAGCGGCTGGGTGCCCGGCTACGCGGCCGCGGCGCTCGCCGTGGCCGAGGCCGACCTCGACGAGATCGACGTCCGGGACGACCGTGAGTCGAAGACCGAGATGGTGGTCATCGGCACCGTGCTCGGCGACGCGCTCTTCGCCGGGCTGCGCCGGGCCGCCCAGGAGCACGTCACCTCGACGCGATACGCGCCAGGCCCGCGATGA